AACAGCTGTGATGGTTCCTTTGCACACTGGAAAGGCAAGCTGGGGGTTCACAGAGGATTGGCGAAAAAAAGGAAGCAAAAGATGATGCATTATTTACTCGAAAATTCATAACATCAGCCCGCAAAAAATTCCCTTATCCCAAAAAATTGAATTCACTACTTGGTAAATAAACCTTCTGACTATGGACGTACTTTTTCTTGATGCAAATATATTTTTCTCAGCCGTCTACTCAAAAGTTGGGGGTTCAAATTATCTTTTTCAACTAGCGAATAAAGGGCTGTTCTCGATTGTCACGAGCGAATACGCCCTAAAAGAAGCTAAGATCAATATTGAGAAAAAACTTGGTAAGGAGAAGCTGCCTGATTTTTATAAATTAGTTGTTATTTTAACGGAGGTTGATTCAAAAAAAACTACAAGCAGGCAATTAGCCAATCTTCACAAGGCAATTGCTATGAAGGATGTTCCTATTTTAGCCTCTGCCATCAATTTAAAAGTAGATTTTCTTATCACTCTCGATAAAAAAGATTTCATGGGTAAAAAAATGGAGATTACCGATTTTCCTTTTGAGATTGTAACCCCTGGGACCTATTTGAACACTATACTGGACGCTTAGACGTGTGGAAAAGTCTGTTGATCCTAGACAATTACTGATTTTTAACTTAAAATACAGGTCCTGTAAAAAGGATAAGGATTGCTTGAAGGCAAAATGACAATGTTGCTTACGCAAAGAGTGAATGCTTCACGACCTTATTTCGCAACACAAGCTTACGCGTGTTGCATAGCTCCTTGAAAAGTGGGGATGTACATGGTTTCGACAAGAATGATAAAGAAATTCATATTGCGTGTACGGCGTCGCGCTGTCCGCCGGAATATCCGTCCAGCGCAAATCTAAGTGCTAACGCATTTAAAAACATTGCAGCTGCAATGAATAGAGAAGCCGCTTCTGTGGCACCATCTTTCGCATTCGCTGCATAAACCTTTCCCCTTTTTGGGAAAGTCGCTTCGCTCCGGACGTCTTATAAGGAAACGAAGTGTCATTCATAAGGCTCGAGGGTTTGTGTGTTAGTAGCGCAAAACCTCTAAAAATTACTACTAGAACTTAATTGTGGCTTTTGCTTGTTCTCTATCACTTTTAGGTTCTCAAACCAACAGAATAAGCTACACATGTAGACGTATGCGTTTCTCATTTTTGGACGGGGGTTCGACTCCCCCCATCTCCACCATATTAAAAAAACAAGTATAAAGAAGGCTATTGACAAACAACCCGTTTTTGCTGTTAACTGCTTTCTTGATTTTAATATTTTTTTTATGACACAATCTGCTACTGCTACGAATTTAGAATGTTCAATTGATTTGGAAGCAATTTTAACAGATGGAAATACGAACTATCCGTTTAATAACATTGCGACAACTTGCCGCTTGATGGAAGAAGCCGGGCTTCCTGAAAAGCTCGGTGGCGACTGTTATGACCAGGTCACAAGGATGATTGAGAAGATTAGAGGGGCTGGCCAGGAAGCGCTTTATATTGCGGCAGGGTATCATTTTGGAATCTTAACTGAGGGCAGCGAGCGGGCGTATCTAGATCCGACGTTAAGCATGCGAGACCCAATGTACCTTGATGAACTTTCTAGCGAAAAGCCTTTGCGTGCAAATACCTACCCGGTTGTTCAAGATAAATCCTCTTTTTTATCCGTTAATTTAACCGGTGATATTTTGCGAAGCGAATGGAACGTCCCACGCCCAGGCGTGGATGGAAATGCTGAAATTCCACGAATGGCAAGGCAAACAAATGAATTTGACTTAAGGCGAGCGACTGACGGCATAGACTATAACCCCGATGTTGTAAGGAAATTTTTTCATGACTATGTCAGAACCCTGGCCTGGAATACTGTAACTCCCGAGACTGGCGAAGTTATAACGTTAAGCCTAGGAGTTGAAGGTGCTGTTTCCGCAAGAAGTAGCGAACTTAAAAACCGACTTACAAGTGGAACTGATGACTGTGAGAAGCGTCTTCATATAGTGGCTAAGACGACAGGGCTAACCAGAGCTGAGCTTGATGAATTTTTAGAATTGGGGCAGGCGAAATTTAGAGAGTTAAAGGCCCGTCCTTTATAAAAAAATACCCTTAACAGTTTTTATGGGTAAACTCCAGCGAGATGTATAAGCTTTGTAAAAATTAAGTTTGATGGTATGTTTTTGATGTTATTTTTTAAAGATTTTTTTATGTTAAAAGTTGGGGATATGGCGCCGGATTTTACGCTGCAGGATCAAGATTGGGAACTTCATACGTTATCAGATTTTAGAGATCAAAAAGTTCTTTTGTATTTTTATCCAAAAGATGCAACCCCCGGTTGTACTGTCGAAGCGTGCAGCTTTCGTGACAATTTGAATATTTTAAAGGGCAAAGGTGTGCAGGTGCTTGGAGTAAGTACTGACTCGGTCGAATCTCATAAAAAGTTTGTTGCAAAGCATAGTTTGAATTTCCCACTACTTGCAGATATCGAAAAAGAGGTTTGTAAGGAGTACTCGGTGCTAGTAGAGAAATCCATGTTTGGCAAAAAATATATGGGACTTCAAAGGGATTCTTTCTTAATTGATGAGAACGGGAAAATTATTAAGCATTATGTAAAAGTAAATCCGCTCAAGCATGTGGCGGAGGTGCTGGATGACATAAGTAAGTTGAAATAATCAGCCAAATATGAATGATGAAAGGCTGCCTAAAGTTGTGGAGGGGGCGATGAATAAGGGTGTTTTTTCGGCCTGTGTTATTGGGGTGGTTGAAAATGGATTGTCCGATGTGCGAAGCTTTGGCGAGGCTTGTGAAGATTCAATTTTTGACGTCGCTTCAGTTACCAAGGTCGTGCCGACTTCGACTTTAGCTTTAAAATTAATCGACGAAGGGCGAATTAAATTAGATGACAAGCTGATTGATTATGTGCCCGAATTTGCAAATAGCGATCGAGAAAATGTGAAGATTTTTCACCTGCTCACGCAGGGCTTGGATTATGATTTTAGACTATCGGATTATAAAAATTTATCTGCTGATGAAATCTTGAATGTAATATTTACAACTGAATTTAAAAGTCTTCCAGGTGAAAAATATTATTATACAAATGCTACGAGTATTTTATTAGGGCTGGTGGTTGAGAATGTTTATGGAGGAGCTCTTGATGAGATTGCGACGAGAGAAATATTTGAGCCACTTGAAATGAATGATACATCTTTTCACCCTGAGGATTTGGATTTTGAAAGAATTATTGCAACGGAGTTTGATGACTGGCGAGGGCGCGAAATTCGCGGAGAGGTGCATGATGAAAGTTCTTGGAAATTGCGCGAAAAGATTGTCGCCGGCGCAGCCGGCGTGTTTTCAACGGCGCCTGATTTGCTAAAATTTCTTGAAGCGATCTTGAAAAAAGCTTTGCCATCAAGCCTTGGCTGGGAAACTTCAAAGCCCTATATGGGAGACCATCATGAAAATCGCATCGGCAAAACCGGTTTCACCGGCTCCGTAATAATGATAGATAAAGCCCTTCAAAAGGGCTTAGTAATACTCACAAACTACACCTATCCAAAAAGAAAACCTGACCTACCAAAGGGGAGAAATGATTTTTTTAAAGAGGTGGCAAATATTATTTTCGAGGATAAAGTATAAATCCGAAATTCAATAAATTCATAGCAGCTAGGGAGAGTAGCTCTGTATTGCTTGCGCCATAATACATGAGCGCTGGATAAACTATTGCGGTTAGAATTCCACATATTATTTGCTGATTTCTTTTGATCGGTGAGGTTTTTGGCTCAATCAACATAATTGCCGCAAAGAAAAATATGGTCCCGCTAGTAAATATAAATTCAAAAAACTCCTCTCCTTGTAAGAAATACACAAGCGCTGCATATGGAACCAAAAAGCTTACAAATAATGGCCATTTTTTCCATACATTGAGCCCTGAAAGCACCCAAACGAGAAGCAAAACAAGCGCCAAAGGCTCTTTAAATGAAGCTCCCCACCATGATATAAATGGACTCTCCATACCTGGTATCAACGCTGCAACGCTTACCAAAACCAAAAGTGCAAATACCGCCGGATTGATAATCGGTCGACCTTTCCATTCAAAGAAAAATTTAAAAATCACAGCTATAAATGTAGCGAGCAGAGAATAAATAAATTCGGCGATGTCCTCGCTAAAACCTAATATCAAGAAAATTATCAAACATGTAGCTATCGTATTCCAAATTGATTTTTTCTTTTTTGAAATTTTCTGAAGAACATAAAATAAAACAACTCCAAATCCAAGAGTTGCCAGTAAGTGCAAAATCACTTCATTGCTAAAATTAAAACCGGTAGCAACGACGCTATAAATTGATAGGAAGATTGTGAATTGTTGCAATGGGTTAAGCTTGTTTTTTAGCATATGTTGTGGGATATTTTTGTACGATTTATTAAATTTAGATTACCTTATATTATATGGAAAAAACAATACGTTACTTTTTGCTAATTATGATCGTAACCGGAGCACTTTTTGCGTATGGGTGCTTTGGCGATGAGCTTTTTGACTCGGATGTCGAGGATGGTACGGTGATGAGCGAAAAGAAGCCGGTTGCGCCAACCCCAGTTTCAACGCCTGAGCCTACGCCGAGGGCTATGCCTATGAATACCGAGAATAGTGCAATGATGGATGGCTCCACGCCTATGATGGAAATGATGCTAGCATATAAAAACGGGACATACTCAGCGGAGGCGGGCTACTTAAGCCCTGCGGGAAATGAGAGCATTTCCGTTTCTCTGACGCTTGATAACGATATCGTGACCGCAGTAAACCTAGTGCCCCACGCATCAAATGAAACGAGCATAAAATTTCAAAGCGCCGTAAAAAATGCAGCTCCCGCCCTAATCATTGGTAAAAAACTTACCGATATCGGCGCCTTCTCAAAAATAAGTACGTCTTCACTTACACTTATGGCTTTTAACCAAGCTATAAGTTCTATCAAGGCTTCTGCGAAAAACTAATTATGCTGATTTGCACAAATGCGAACAAAGAAATGATTGGAAGTATGTTCCAATTTTCTATCGTGCACGAGGATGGTTTTGACTGTGACGATCTTTTGGAAAAACTTTTTGCGGAAGGTGCGCGAATTGAAAATATGTATTCACGATTTATCGATAACAATGAACTGGCGGATTTAAATTCAAAACTTAATGAGTGGGCTGCTGTCAGCCTGGAGTTTTTTGAATTACTTACGTTTGCAAATGGTGTTTTTGAAAATACAAACGGCGCATTTGATATTACGGTAAAAAGTGTCTTGGATGGATTAGGGTACGACAAGGATTACACGTTTCAAGATGGAAAGCCCGGCAAGAGCGGCACCGTGGAATTAGATGAAAAAAATAAAAAAGTAAAAATCTCAGCACAAATAGAGCTCGGAGGGTTCGGCAAGGGGTATGCGATAGATCGCATGTCTGAAATTTTAATTTTGAACGGTTACGAAAATTTTTGCATAGATGGTGGCGGTGATATATTTTGCAAAGGAAAGGATGAAAAAGGTGAGGGCTGGAAAGTACACTTCGGACATCCGATACATCGTGATGAAGCTATAGGATTCACAGTTGCCGACGGATTCGCATGCACTTCGAGCAATCCAAATTTACGTAAATGGGGAGATGGCAAACATCACCTCATTGACCCAAGTAGCGGTAAGCCTGCGGCTAATATGATTGGAGTGTACGTACAATCGCCTACTGCGATGATCGCCGACGCTTACGCGACGGCGCTATTTGCAATGGGTTATGAGAAAGCTAAAGAATTATTAGAAGATAAAAAAATCCCCGTCGAGGCGATGATAATCAGCCCAACAGGGAAAGTTTTTAAAAGTGAAAATTTCAAAGGCGAGCTATTTTAACGAGCCGGTCGAACGTCAGTTCCTCCAACAGTCATTTCGCCTTGATGGTTGCCCCCTCCTACATTCATATTCCTTTGATCGTTGCCCCTTCCAACAGTCATTCTGGATTGAAAGTTGACCCCTCTGACATTCATATTCCCTTGAAAGTTGGCCCCTCCGACATTCATACATTCTTGAAGGTTGCTTCCTCCGACATTCATATTCCTTTGAACGTTGCTCCCTCCGACAGCCATATCTACTTGACAGTTGTTCCCTCCGACATTCATACATTCTTGAAGGTTGCTCCTTCTGACATTCATACCTTCTTGATAGTTGTTCTTTCTGACGTTCATATTCCCTTGATAGTTGCTCCCTCCGACATTCATATTCCTTTGAACGTTGCTCCCTCCGACAGCCATATCTACTTGAAAGTTATCTCCTTTAACCTTGCAACCAGCCATTTTTAAATCCCCTCCGACTCGAGCTCCATTCATACGCACTTCGTCGAAACTATAGCCTGATACATCCAAACTTACGCCATTAAACCCCGGGCATTCAAGCTGTGTCAATAAAAGACGCGCCTGGTCTTCCGTAATTTTCAAACCGTTATTAAGGTTTATACGAGCCTCAACTATTTGTTGCAGAATTTCCGGATCTGTACTTGCGAGTGTAAGTACCCTTTTCATAAAAGCTCTATCGGCCTTATCATCCTGGGTTATGTTGGGCATCCCTTTCTTTAATGCCTCACCCATAGGCGTACCTTCAAGCAAAGTCTTCAACGTAGGGCTTTGAAGAAACTCAAAAGACCTAGAATTATTTTTCATATTATATGATTTAAATAAGAAGTAATTCTAAAACTACATTCGGAATACGTCAAGGCGTTTTTTATATAAGGCGAGCATCCGCCACACTCCAATCAATAGCATTCATGAAGGCGGACATATAATCAGCTCGGGAGAGGGCGTAGTCTGTGATGAAGGCGTGTTCAAAAACATCCATGACAAGAAGGGGGGTGGCTCCTGCGAGATGCCCCGTATCATGCTCGTTAATCCACACGTTAAATAATGCGTTTTGATCTCTATCCCATGACAAAACGACCCAACCTATGCCACGCATTCCACCTATGGATAAAAAGTCTTTTTGCCAATTTTCCAAAGATCCCCAAGTGGATTCAATAGCTGTCTTGAGGCTTCCGTCTCCAAGTGGAGTGCCTCCGTTTTTCATATTTCCAAAATATAATTCATGAAGTCGCATACCGTTATATTCCCAACCAAACCTTCTTGTGAGTTCATTGTACTCCGGTGTACCCGCTGCATAAGTTCCGGCTCGAAGTTTGTCTATAAGTGTATTTGTTGCATTTACATACCCCGCATACAACTTAAAATGGTTGTTCAAAAGCGTGTCTGAAAACCCGGGGGTCCCAAGCAAGTATGAGTAATCTTTTTGAGTGTACATGGTCATTAAAGTTAAAAATTAAATTTTTCCAATCAGGTCTATTCCCGGTTTAAGAGTTTCTGCTCCCGGTTTCCAGTTCGCAGGGCAAACTTCACCGCCATGCTCACGTACAAATTTTGCAGCTTGAACCTTACGCAGGAGCTCCGCAGCGCTTCGTCCCACTGAGTTGTCATGTAGTTCGTATGCTTTCAAAACCCCATCCGGATCGATAACATAACTTCCGCGGAGCGAAAGCCCTTCGCTCGCAATCAACGTTCCAAATTGTCTGCAAATATTTCCGGTAGGATCTGCAAGCATTGGGAACTTTACTAAATTTATAGCCTTTGAATGATCCCACCACGCCTTGTGCACAAACGCCGTGTCCGTACTCACAGAAAGAATTTCAGCCCCTTCTTTTTGAAACTCTTCGTACAATTCTGCCATCTCTTTGAGCTCTGTCGGACATATAAATGTAAAGTCCGCAGGGTAGAAAAACATCACCACCCACTTGCCAGCGTAGTCAGAAAGTTTTACCTTTGCCATCTTGTTTGCGTGAAAAGCCTCCGCCGTGAAGTCTTCCACTTTTTCGTTGATTTGCACCAACTTTATTTCTTTTTCCATATTTTTTAATTAAAAAATAATAAATATTTTGATTCTTGATACTCGCAAAATTCTTCCATAAATTCAACCCCACTTTATAGACTTAATCAAAAAAATACAAATTTATCTAAGTCCCTCTTGAGGCTAAAATAGGTCTGACTAAAGCCTACCCTACCCATGCAAGGCTTATTTTAAGCATCAATACTTTCTAGAATCTCAATGGCTATGTCTTCGGCTGCGCGCCGTCCCTCATCATAAATATCCGCATACTGTTCAAAATCAAGCATTCCAAAATCACTAACCTCCGGGTGTATTACAAACTCAGGATTAATCATTTCCATAATTCTCTCCGCACTCCTTCTTTCCGTTATGGCTAACGCTCTCATCATCACATTAACCGGAAATGCTAATTTCAACTTAGTTTCTTTGATTCTGCCCTTCTTAATAGACAAATGGTACTTTTCTTCTTTTTTCGGCTGAACATAAAAATGATATATCATACCAGCCATATTTTGTTGGGACACATACGACTTAAGGTCGACCGCAATTATTATTTCAGCCCCCATTCCCCTACAAATATCAACCGGAATTGAGTTTACAACGCCTCCGTCCACAAAAAGCCGATCTTGATAAAACACAGGCGGGTAAAGGCCGGGTAGGGCGCTTGATGCCATTACCGCCTCTAAAACATTCCCCGAGTCGAACACGATCTGTTCTCCACTTTCCAAATCTACAGCATTTACACTGAGTGGAATTTTTAAATCTTTAAACTCCAAATCTTCCGGAATTAGCTTTTTAAGACTTCTTAAAATTGAGTTACCGCTAAAAATACTTCCATTACCAAACCCCAGGTCTTTTATGCCAATCGGTTTATGGTCCGCAAATTCTTTTACTATTTCAAGTAATTCTTCCGGGCTTTTCCCTTGAGCGATACCGGCCCCAACTATAGCCCCTATACTACATCCTGTAATGCAATGAATCGGAATCCCATGTTTTATCAGCACCTCGTAAGCGCCGATGTGTGCAAAGCCCCTTGCGCCGCCACCCCCTAACGTCAGGCCTACCTTTTTGTTTGTTTTACAGCTTTCCATCTAAAAAACATATAATACATCCAATTATTATACACGAAAAGGAGGCTTTTGTGGAGGGCTTATAGCTACTTCTTTTTTACACTACCTTGGAGGGCCTTCAAACTATCTTCGAGGCCTTTTACCCAGTCGCCCGTTAAGTCGGCGGTGCGGATACGAAGGCGGGTGCCGGTGATACGCCAGTTTGCGTTGAAGTTGAGCATGTTGATGATGTTCTCAGGTTTGATCTTTACGCCCATCTGCAAAACTATTTCTTGTTTTTCTTTCTTGTGAATATTTTCGGCCTTCACGTTGATGATGTGGGCGGTCTTTGCAAGAATCTTTAAATTTAGAACTGTGAATAAGTTGAGAACTTCTTTTGGCATTCGTCCATGTTCTTCAACTATATCGTTTTGAAGTTCGTCCAAATATTTCTTTGTGTCTGCATTTGAAAGCCTTTGATAAACAGATATTTTTTCTTTGGAATTCAAAATGTATTCATCCGGTATGTATGCGTTTAGAGGGACTTCAATTGTAACTTCCTCCTCGTCCTCAGCCTCTTGCAATCTGTCACCTTTACGACCCTCTTTTAGATCATCTACGGCCTTCTTTAACATGCGCATGAAATGACTTACCCCTACTACATTGATCGTTCCCGATTGATTTACTCCGAGCACATCTCCGGCTCCACGGATCTCTAGATCCTTCATGGCTATTTGGAATCCGGCTCCTAATTCAGACGCTTCAACTATCGCTCGGAGACGTTTTTTGGCATCCAGCTTTAGGCGTTCCGAATGGTATAGGAAGTATGCGTAAGCTTGTCGTTTTGAACGACCAACTCGGCCGCGCAGCTGGTACAGCTGCGCGAGGCCAAACTTCTCAGCGTTATTTACAATTAATGTATTTGCATTCGCAAGATCGATTCCGTTTTCAATAATTGTCGAACTAATCAATACATCAAACTCACCATCTTTGAAACTAAGGATTCTATTTTCCAGTTCAGCCGGATTTAATTTTCCATGTGTAACAAGAAATTTCGCCTCCGGCACAAGTGCCCGAAGCTTCTCCGCCATCGATTCTATCGTCTGAACTCTATTGTGCAAAAAATACACCTGTCCGCCGCGCTCTTTTTCTCGAAGAATCGCATCCCTGATAAGTCCGTTTGAATACCTCCTAACCTCCGTCACCACAGGAAGTCTTCCCGGCGGCGGCGTTGTAATCGTAGTTATATCCCGAAGTCCGTTCAAACTCACATTCAAAGTTCTCGGTATAGGTGTCGCAGTCAATGTAAGTATATCTATTTCTGATCTGAATTTTTTAAACTTTTCCTTTTGAGCGACCCCAAACCTCTGCTCCTCATCAATTATTAGTAATCCCAAACTTTTAAAATCAACATCATCCGAAAGCAATCTGTGAGTTCCAATAACTATATCAACCTCTCCTTTTTTTAATTTTTCTATTACCCATCTGTGTTTCGCCACCGTTTGAAATCGACTCAAAGCCTCTATCCTTATATTAAAAGCCTCCATCCTTTTCTTAAAAGATTTGAAATGTTGGTCCGCAAGGATTGTTATCGGTGCGATTACCGCCACTTGCTTGCCACCTTGCACACATTTGAACGCAGCCCTCATCGCAACTTCCGTCTTACCAAATCCAACATCCCCACATACAAGTCTATCCATTGGCTGGGGCGTCTCCATGTCGTTCTTCACGTCTATTATCGCCTTTATCTGTCCCGGAGTTTCTTCGTACGGAAAAGTTTCTTCAAATTGTTTTTGAAGATCCGTGTCATAAATAAACTTATGACCTTTAGCGAGCGCCCTTTTGGCATATAACTCTAGCAATTCTTTTGCTGTCTTTTCAGTTTCTTTTTGAACTTTTGAAGTAACCGTTTGCCACTCTGCAGATCCGAGCCTGGTCAGCTTCGGCTTACTATCCTCTCCAGCTATATACTTCGCCACCTTGTCCGCCTGATCAATCGGAACGTATAATTTATCATTTTCCGCATATCCTATCTTCAAATATTCACGTGTGATTTCGTCTATCGTCTTTTTATCAAGCCCCATGAAAAGTCCGATTCCATGATCCTGATGAACCACGTAGTCGTTTGGCTTGAGGGATGTCAAAAAGTCCGAAAATGCCTTTGTTGAAACCGTTCTCTCTGTTCCGGTTTCTTTGATTCCTATTATTTCCCTGTCTGTAATTACAAATATTTTTTCGCTTGGAGTCTGGAATGGCTCCGGGAAAACGTCTTCTTTTGCCATACCCACCAAAACAACCTCTCCGCCCCGCTCATTTGTTCTATCCAATTTAGCCAGCTCTGATGAGTAGGGAAGTTCCTTTTCTTTAAAAATCGCTTCAAGCTCTTCTTTATGCTTTGTAAAAAGAACCGTTTTCCATCCTGACAATCTTTTCTCCCTTAAATCCGAGATCATATCTAACACGTTCTGATACTTCAAAACTGATAAATAGTGCAAATGTTCATGATTCCCCTCATCCTCCATAAATGATGCAATTTCAAAAAACCTAACCTTTCCTTTGTACGATCTTACTAAAGTATTAAATTGCTCATAAAATTCATCAAATATCTCTAATTCATCTTCGACAACCAAATCTTCTTTACCTAAATAGTCCAGTAAAAAACCCTTTTTCTCACTTGTTATTGGCAACACTTTCAATATATCTGAGCCAAGCTCAGCCTTAATCCCTCTATACGTACCGAGTGCGTCTGAAACCTCTATTGATTCTATCTTGTCAAAACCAAGATTTATTTTCACCGGATATTGAAGATTTACCGGAAAAAGCT
This region of Candidatus Peregrinibacteria bacterium genomic DNA includes:
- a CDS encoding putative toxin-antitoxin system toxin component, PIN family, whose translation is MDVLFLDANIFFSAVYSKVGGSNYLFQLANKGLFSIVTSEYALKEAKINIEKKLGKEKLPDFYKLVVILTEVDSKKTTSRQLANLHKAIAMKDVPILASAINLKVDFLITLDKKDFMGKKMEITDFPFEIVTPGTYLNTILDA
- the bcp gene encoding thioredoxin-dependent thiol peroxidase; the encoded protein is MLKVGDMAPDFTLQDQDWELHTLSDFRDQKVLLYFYPKDATPGCTVEACSFRDNLNILKGKGVQVLGVSTDSVESHKKFVAKHSLNFPLLADIEKEVCKEYSVLVEKSMFGKKYMGLQRDSFLIDENGKIIKHYVKVNPLKHVAEVLDDISKLK
- a CDS encoding serine hydrolase domain-containing protein → MNDERLPKVVEGAMNKGVFSACVIGVVENGLSDVRSFGEACEDSIFDVASVTKVVPTSTLALKLIDEGRIKLDDKLIDYVPEFANSDRENVKIFHLLTQGLDYDFRLSDYKNLSADEILNVIFTTEFKSLPGEKYYYTNATSILLGLVVENVYGGALDEIATREIFEPLEMNDTSFHPEDLDFERIIATEFDDWRGREIRGEVHDESSWKLREKIVAGAAGVFSTAPDLLKFLEAILKKALPSSLGWETSKPYMGDHHENRIGKTGFTGSVIMIDKALQKGLVILTNYTYPKRKPDLPKGRNDFFKEVANIIFEDKV
- a CDS encoding FAD:protein FMN transferase; translation: MLICTNANKEMIGSMFQFSIVHEDGFDCDDLLEKLFAEGARIENMYSRFIDNNELADLNSKLNEWAAVSLEFFELLTFANGVFENTNGAFDITVKSVLDGLGYDKDYTFQDGKPGKSGTVELDEKNKKVKISAQIELGGFGKGYAIDRMSEILILNGYENFCIDGGGDIFCKGKDEKGEGWKVHFGHPIHRDEAIGFTVADGFACTSSNPNLRKWGDGKHHLIDPSSGKPAANMIGVYVQSPTAMIADAYATALFAMGYEKAKELLEDKKIPVEAMIISPTGKVFKSENFKGELF
- a CDS encoding Fe-Mn family superoxide dismutase, with amino-acid sequence MYTQKDYSYLLGTPGFSDTLLNNHFKLYAGYVNATNTLIDKLRAGTYAAGTPEYNELTRRFGWEYNGMRLHELYFGNMKNGGTPLGDGSLKTAIESTWGSLENWQKDFLSIGGMRGIGWVVLSWDRDQNALFNVWINEHDTGHLAGATPLLVMDVFEHAFITDYALSRADYMSAFMNAIDWSVADARLI
- a CDS encoding redoxin domain-containing protein, whose translation is MVQINEKVEDFTAEAFHANKMAKVKLSDYAGKWVVMFFYPADFTFICPTELKEMAELYEEFQKEGAEILSVSTDTAFVHKAWWDHSKAINLVKFPMLADPTGNICRQFGTLIASEGLSLRGSYVIDPDGVLKAYELHDNSVGRSAAELLRKVQAAKFVREHGGEVCPANWKPGAETLKPGIDLIGKI
- a CDS encoding patatin-like phospholipase family protein, encoding MESCKTNKKVGLTLGGGGARGFAHIGAYEVLIKHGIPIHCITGCSIGAIVGAGIAQGKSPEELLEIVKEFADHKPIGIKDLGFGNGSIFSGNSILRSLKKLIPEDLEFKDLKIPLSVNAVDLESGEQIVFDSGNVLEAVMASSALPGLYPPVFYQDRLFVDGGVVNSIPVDICRGMGAEIIIAVDLKSYVSQQNMAGMIYHFYVQPKKEEKYHLSIKKGRIKETKLKLAFPVNVMMRALAITERRSAERIMEMINPEFVIHPEVSDFGMLDFEQYADIYDEGRRAAEDIAIEILESIDA
- the mfd gene encoding transcription-repair coupling factor, coding for MDKILRFSSFFAGDHNKALANIFETYENLSISGAGNFSSKAFIFTSLPLKKQHVIWLTTTKSEQDSINRNLEFWGSTDVENFELLKQGDLRFNSDVERMNNIHIMDRISRLMEHRPYTLVIRYEDLFEKVPKKELIKELTINMKIGDEVDTVEFFHKLIEAGYEISEDEHLEKGTYIKKGEVIELFPVNLQYPVKINLGFDKIESIEVSDALGTYRGIKAELGSDILKVLPITSEKKGFLLDYLGKEDLVVEDELEIFDEFYEQFNTLVRSYKGKVRFFEIASFMEDEGNHEHLHYLSVLKYQNVLDMISDLREKRLSGWKTVLFTKHKEELEAIFKEKELPYSSELAKLDRTNERGGEVVLVGMAKEDVFPEPFQTPSEKIFVITDREIIGIKETGTERTVSTKAFSDFLTSLKPNDYVVHQDHGIGLFMGLDKKTIDEITREYLKIGYAENDKLYVPIDQADKVAKYIAGEDSKPKLTRLGSAEWQTVTSKVQKETEKTAKELLELYAKRALAKGHKFIYDTDLQKQFEETFPYEETPGQIKAIIDVKNDMETPQPMDRLVCGDVGFGKTEVAMRAAFKCVQGGKQVAVIAPITILADQHFKSFKKRMEAFNIRIEALSRFQTVAKHRWVIEKLKKGEVDIVIGTHRLLSDDVDFKSLGLLIIDEEQRFGVAQKEKFKKFRSEIDILTLTATPIPRTLNVSLNGLRDITTITTPPPGRLPVVTEVRRYSNGLIRDAILREKERGGQVYFLHNRVQTIESMAEKLRALVPEAKFLVTHGKLNPAELENRILSFKDGEFDVLISSTIIENGIDLANANTLIVNNAEKFGLAQLYQLRGRVGRSKRQAYAYFLYHSERLKLDAKKRLRAIVEASELGAGFQIAMKDLEIRGAGDVLGVNQSGTINVVGVSHFMRMLKKAVDDLKEGRKGDRLQEAEDEEEVTIEVPLNAYIPDEYILNSKEKISVYQRLSNADTKKYLDELQNDIVEEHGRMPKEVLNLFTVLNLKILAKTAHIINVKAENIHKKEKQEIVLQMGVKIKPENIINMLNFNANWRITGTRLRIRTADLTGDWVKGLEDSLKALQGSVKKK